A DNA window from Lachancea thermotolerans CBS 6340 chromosome G complete sequence contains the following coding sequences:
- a CDS encoding RasGAP domain-containing protein (weakly similar to uniprot|P18963 Saccharomyces cerevisiae YBR140c IRA1 or uniprot|P19158 Saccharomyces cerevisiae YOL081w IRA2), producing MSASLARFTYELIFNILPVKSGGNGTGEVESDPFFNNCRTLLFNLSTTYSVEFAIEETLRLIEVITKQQKTSALSEKALISLLVLLRLLSDIAETCWKDEDIRQMPQAHNYLDQEENISKSVAGFSTQRLCFHNARPKAVSSATAQKFIKALSRLKLSFGTARLSKRNSSSQYNPQNSPVSSSKNDAIFADQEQPILFKAVGTNVEYLCCFASAANPNEFSEFITSTIINPLASNHRASEGDATQYLELFSSYYITPSNLPRFLQTTSKILDHLKKTAYQEPMLMYSSQALMTWVLSRPNEYVAVMNDIKDSKDENTHAVCKCTSNLFDEMHSNFNVSYLLTITASSNAAIAEYKNSPSSSDVPSPVSSSGNSSYFSPDPIGTKRSRADSDSTNSCLSADYLNFSAMMGILFQGEEAANLAILRFLIVMLLFQPGIFEEMNLISFKHIPDEQNTSNDESLCRSNTEEEKRKPQSQLSKLRQSNHRKLQTLKFPSFTSGSKKVKFLSTLIKNINGSQIVSDTSLLDTLRSLVVLFRIASAIHLADTESPIVSFSRRLLFVVGDSLQLCEASQGKKNPVIARCLARNPTSHTRLHIAFFAPALILDPTSFITRLTQFTQNKHSGFKHLRTLTEGFKMFFRIPNIPKLYLETVLRSTDFFKKTLVEMSDVILAASQYFSDNMSSIVEGVLNGSMKNDFEESIYPSIPTAALHPQILRNSPNKGDALSTTSSSSVSSGASSHGEKRSNSKGAGDKPEILAPHARRASGSSFTASSRSSKPSSSEGEKPMHGVRSQLENLHKNVKSPLRFSRSREPSNESLHPTPLQTTNFKASSDTPPIVTHNLTFTDLADARVTLVNIISVYRRMIQYYFVSLDGAEPTKVSEDYSLLIKPLFVGLIDDQPAVQETAKSFAAIIALYALKLENDKSCEQMQLVLYKGAAYLVTLISTTLFNLNLSDSKREQLLDVVLKYLDVRLRLKSCLDRETLQKIEGDTFKLLHGAIGRALFASLYSHEPRIHVLLKACFKNFLRELDSHDKMMGNTQETEKYNKNFFYSMCKDNYVSSGAVAFQRRLRSDILKYVEFPDKMLFDTLNLMYNQWVAFGQRSHLNSTEASHFRNLAGIIAASCGVFLTIDSQVLKESPYIANMQQEVSELVDYFLSMQCLWLNDSDLLTRENSKDIISTELHPLAFKLLFKNLKKRVDDLEDLDLTISENDSSFLLLEQVILILRTMLEREDSKGELILVSLEILSLVNQLFKIVGDINHESTRYYKAIIHLSKMLRSFENTEKSICISGYLLIKNRWLQLAISWFKSTIFKEFDLENLARPHREMDLKRRDIDYLYIDTSIESSKALAYITKDLMLEVPLSISESELKRSKAVTFGNYFSIMLKGLERSSCVENYPTTLRHKIGVLNDNIITSLTNLLNANVDVGLKYALPIGYSKNQSIKVAFLKVFVKIISNFDIHKVKFSAYKNKLIEEFVEESLKNPRFISLAARICPANDIDALSSSMLTVFEVKNAAHIIVVELIKDEIQNASRYADVLRRNSCATRALSMFSRLKGSDYLAKTLKPVLEGIINKGESFEIEKLSPDDPDAERNAQLFTKYLEMLIDSIVNSISSFPPEFFILCQTIYLSVRNKFPGYEKVAVGSFIFLRFFCPALVSPDAENIVDIVTPPQKRSFVIMAKVVQNIANGSINSMKWPLLNSRSSFLHECSEKVSKYLTEIANPTRVITTRVSSERKVTVSEFNYLHRYIYQHGLEIRGEVIAGIKSNEDFNTMKRVSAFTDNLLSALGQPRMEFRNEIPPFIRDKMDQYPELYDFMSRHSLRTFDFKDDFPFINEAVSSEGLPIIIFTYKLLQKQTCDTEALTYRTFQVYSKVWASKHYFVVDCTGFDVHAADDKKLLTFFFNLIPDEAAKNCARFYYHNMTEDFLKMWLPIFKAHNPYLIPYNTPHDFINSDSNSDTIKSLKLTPFSNEVYTDVRVTLHDVSLYDPARERFTPVTLKIGNKYVQMISETPYRFKVTGIDEVVEINFNNVYEVASVASTTVSFETGVPSEFTINFDDGSKLVFCSSKYLEIIKIFYYAQARIEEEYDSPNSENTKQSHNPHNDEKETQEILGSLLLVIYAGFCSDDENVKNISYNVLAATQESFGLDFGCKLRVSPEVHVPHDTSAFCDSLLTGLAKTAPELSLVVWKAVLEGLSDIFEVHHVPHVINSLTPWVGNLYKYVYLADDEKGPENVSYIIRTLISLSVRDSRLIMIYSQCIWSTLILEADLVSVIVDEIVNHSIDRDSEGADWKNVIALLTRVSTVEVCSEVVNRILKVTRSFLPSLKMESSTNSWSELIILVNIGVALFFDSLLLAQLYLPEVLYIVSLLIDVGPSEMRLSLHKLLMNVCQSLSTNEFLPADKRKTLDEIEETFSRHKMRFMSGFSQDKGRILQSFSASSFLSKFTTLEHFISNITLLMDCSSEKDCAQWKAKYNKYVMDAVFNVDSFLSARATMIIGIIGQQGISESLCQSLLLQTIKTIAEPYINDEQLFFVISHAFTYSKVVLGLSPSSPLLKQLFWLATTFAQSPNTIFYHGGLLFMANSVKRICSDRSLGGGEPFPQLLISSRRFADALFAELEAMVAVQWTVQNFPHIVLNLVSKGMLVPHIKTTAVDCLKLFLTLSYKDLSYGPSEDFMCYLLFFYLVSRPSKLSASLEELQVEHKVVYLDEQNFVIESLLEWLQSGSEVSLIALYQASVYFASGGSDELSKLRYLLLVERLVQSRPKKVIQIYSLIRNELKRISTLDVQSEFRQLVFSIAQTLVKEKEYMNCEQHLIKTNELLKSRNLSGIRMIEFPFPNSDSMSGIRTNPYAIYERKKLSVKIMSRMLSSSEDI from the coding sequence ATGAGCGCCTCTTTAGCGAGGTTCACCTATGAACTGATTTTCAACATACTCCCGGTAAAGTCGGGCGGCAATGGCACAGGAGAAGTGGAAAGCGACCCATTTTTCAATAATTGCCGAACATTGCTATTCAATCTGTCTACTACTTACAGTGTCGAGTTTGCCATCGAAGAAACACTCCGTCTGATAGAAGTTATTACCAAACAACAGAAGACCTCCGCGCTGTCGGAAAAAGCTCTTATCTCACTTTTAGTACTGTTGCGACTACTTAGCGATATCGCCGAAACGTGCTGGAAGGATGAGGATATCAGGCAAATGCCACAAGCGCACAACTACCTCGACCAGGAGGAAAACATTTCTAAAAGCGTTGCTGGGTTCTCCACGCAGAGGCTATGTTTCCATAACGCACGTCCCAAGGCCGTTAGTTCTGCCACCGCCCAGAAATTCATAAAGGCGCTAAGTCGGTTAAAGCTTAGCTTTGGCACAGCGcggctttcaaagagaaactCCTCTTCCCAGTACAACCCTCAGAATTCTCCGGtatcttcaagcaaaaacgATGCCATTTTTGCTGATCAGGAACAGCCGATTCTATTCAAAGCTGTTGGAACCAACGTTGAGTACCTTTGCTGCTTTGCGTCGGCGGCAAACCCCAACGAGTTTTCAGAGTTCATAACCTCCACAATCATTAATCCATTAGCATCAAATCATAGAGCTAGTGAGGGAGACGCTACCCAATATTTAGAGCTATTCTCATCCTATTACATCACACCCTCGAACCTTCCCAGATTCTTGCAAACTACATCTAAGATTTTGGACCACCTAAAGAAAACCGCCTATCAAGAGCCTATGCTGATGTACTCTTCGCAGGCCCTAATGACATGGGTCTTATCTCGGCCTAATGAATACGTGGCGGTGATGAATGATATAAAAGATTCAAAGGACGAAAACACTCATGCGGTTTGCAAATGCACATCAAATCTCTTCGACGAAATGCACTCAAATTTCAATGTCTCCTATCTGCTCACAATTACGGCCAGCTCCAATGCAGCAATCGCAGAGTATAAAAactctccttcttcttcagacgTCCCTTCCCCCGTTTCATCCTCTGGAAACTCATCTTATTTTTCCCCAGATCCTATAGGCACGAAGAGGTCTCGCGCGGACTCGGATTCAACAAATAGCTGCCTAAGTGCTGATTAtctaaatttttcagcGATGATGGGAATTTTATTCCAGGGGGAAGAGGCTGCCAATTTAGCAATCTTAAGATTCCTGATTGTaatgcttctctttcaacCTGGAATATTTGAGGAAATGAATCTCATAAGCTTCAAACATATTCCTGATGAACAAAATACAAGCAATGATGAAAGCTTATGCAGATCAAACACTGAGGAAGAAAAGCGAAAACCACAATctcagctttcaaagctaaGACAGTCCAACCATAGGAAACTCCAGACTCTAAAATTTCCATCTTTTACTTCTGGAAGTAAGAAAgtgaaatttttgagcaccCTTATTAAAAACATTAATGGGTCTCAGATTGTTTCTGACACTTCTCTTTTGGACACTTTGAGATCACTTGTAGTGTTGTTTCGTATCGCATCTGCCATTCACCTGGCTGATACTGAATCACCAATCGTTTCCTTCTCTCGACGTCTGCTGTTTGTTGTTGGCGATTCCCTTCAACTTTGCGAGGCATCCCAGGGTAAAAAGAACCCTGTTATAGCAAGATGCCTCGCGCGAAACCCAACATCTCATACCAGACTTCATATTGCATTTTTCGCGCCTGCGTTGATACTCGATCCTACTTCGTTCATCACACGACTCACACAGTTTACGCAAAACAAGCATAGTGGTTTCAAACACTTACGGACTCTCACtgaaggcttcaaaatgtttttCAGAATACCGAACATTCCAAAGCTCTATTTAGAAACCGTTTTAAGATCAACtgattttttcaaaaaaacGCTAGTTGAGATGTCTGACGTGATTTTGGCGGCTTCGCAATACTTCTCAGATAATATGTCTTCTATTGTTGAAGGGGTTTTAAACGGATCAATGAAAAACGACTTTGAGGAATCCATCTACCCCTCCATTCCCACAGCGGCTCTTCATCCACAAATATTAAGAAACAGCCCCAATAAAGGTGACGCGCTTAGCACTACTTCATCCTCATCAGTGTCTTCAGGCGCAAGCTCCCATGGcgaaaaaagaagcaattCCAAAGGCGCAGGCGATAAGCCGGAAATTTTGGCGCCCCATGCAAGAAGGGCTTCTGGTTCGTCATTCACTGcatcaagcagaagctcaaaaccttcttcttcggaaGGAGAAAAGCCAATGCATGGTGTCCGTTCTCAACTTGAGAACCTGCATAAGAATGTCAAGTCCCCTTTGAGATTTTCTCGGTCAAGGGAGCCCTCAAATGAATCACTGCATCCAACCCCTTTACAGACgacaaacttcaaagcatcaagcGATACGCCCCCTATTGTTACTCATAACTTAACCTTTACAGACCTCGCGGACGCTCGAGTTACATTGGTCAATATAATATCGGTGTACAGGAGGATGATCCAGTATTACTTCGTGAGTCTAGATGGAGCCGAGCCAACCAAAGTTAGCGAAGATTACAGCTTGTTGATTAAGCCACTCTTTGTGGGCCTAATAGATGACCAACCCGCGGTACAAGAAACTGCAAAATCATTTGCAGCAATAATTGCCCTCTACGCtctcaaacttgaaaatgacaaAAGCTGCGAGCAAATGCAGCTAGTGCTGTATAAAGGCGCGGCGTACCTGGTAACACTAATCTCTACGACTCTTTTCAATCTCAACTTGAGCGACTCAAAACGGGAACAACTACTGGatgttgttttgaagtacttGGATGTTCGCCTTCGACTAAAGTCATGCTTGGACAGAGAAacccttcaaaaaatcgaGGGTGACACCTTTAAACTGTTGCATGGAGCCATAGGCCGAGCCTTGTTTGCTTCTCTGTACTCTCATGAGCCTAGGATTCATGTTTTACTGAAGGCgtgcttcaagaactttttaAGAGAGCTGGACTCTCACGACAAAATGATGGGAAACACTCAGGAAACAGAGAAGTATaataaaaacttcttctACTCTATGTGCAAAGACAACTATGTGTCCAGTGGAGCAGTGGCTTTTCAACGCCGGTTAAGGAgtgatattttgaaatatgTTGAATTTCCTGACAAAATGTTATTTGATACATTGAACTTAATGTATAATCAATGGGTGGCATTTGGACAGAGAAGTCATTTAAATTCTACGGAAGCTAGTCACTTCCGAAACTTGGCCGGTATAATTGCAGCCAGTTGCGGAGTTTTTCTCACTATTGATTCTCAAGTACTGAAAGAATCTCCATACATTGCAAACATGCAACAAGAGGTGAGCGAGCTTGTTGACTATTTCCTTTCGATGCAATGTCTTTGGTTGAATGACTCGGACCTTCTCACACGTGAAAATTCTAAAGATATCATTAGCACAGAGCTTCATCCTTTGGCGTTCAAGTTGCTGtttaaaaatttgaaaaagagggtCGACGATCTAGAGGACCTTGATCTCACCATTTCCGAGAATGATTCATCCTTCCTCCTCTTGGAGCAGGTAATTTTAATTCTACGAACAATGCTAGAGCgagaagattcaaaaggTGAACTCATTTTGGTTTCTCTCGAGATTTTGTCTTTGGTTAATCAACTTTTTAAGATAGTGGGAGACATTAATCATGAGTCTACTAGGTACTACAAAGCAATCATCCATCTTTCCAAAATGTTGAGATCTTTTGAGAACACAGAGAAAAGCATCTGTATTTCAGGCTATctgttgatcaaaaacagGTGGTTGCAGCTGGCGATATCATGGTTCAAGTCAACaattttcaaagagtttgatTTGGAAAACTTAGCGCGCCCTCACCGCGAAATGGATCTCAAAAGAAGGGACATAGACTACCTGTACATCGATACCTCCATTGAATCATCCAAGGCCTTGGCTTACATTACTAAAGACCTAATGTTAGAGGTTCCTTTGTCAATATCAGAAAGTGAACTCAAAAGATCCAAGGCTGTGACTTTTGGAAACTACTTCAGCATTATGCTGAAGGGCCTGGAAAGAAGTTCATGTGTTGAAAATTATCCAACCACACTGCGACACAAGATTGGGGTCCTGAACGATAACATCATAACTTCATTAACAAACCTCTTGAATGCAAATGTTGACGTTGGTTTGAAGTACGCACTACCCATCGGATATTCTAAAAACCAAAGCATCAAAGTCGCgtttctcaaagtttttgttaaaATTATTTCCAATTTTGACATTCATAAGGTAAAGTTTTCTGCCTACAAGAATAAACTAATCGAAGAATTTGTGGAAGAGTCCCTGAAAAATCCTCGGTTTATATCTCTGGCAGCAAGGATTTGCCCGGCGAATGACATTGATGCTCTGTCTAGCAGCATGCTTACCGTatttgaagtcaaaaacgCCGCACACATTATTGTCGTCGAATTGATCAAAGACGAAATTCAGAATGCATCTCGTTATGCAGACGTGTTAAGGAGAAATAGCTGCGCAACGAGAGCTTTATCTATGTTTTCAAGATTAAAAGGTAGTGACTATCTGgcaaaaactctcaaaCCCGTTTTAGAGGgtatcatcaacaaagGGGAATCTTTTGAAATAGAAAAGCTATCGCCAGATGACCCGGACGCAGAGAGGAACGCTCAGCTTTTCACCAAATATCTCGAAATGCTTATTGACTCTATTGTTAATTCCATATCATCCTTTCCACCTGAGTTTTTTATTCTTTGTCAAACAATCTACCTAAGTGTGAGAAACAAGTTCCCGGGTTACGAGAAGGTTGCAGTTGGGTCTttcatatttttgagatttttTTGCCCAGCCTTGGTGAGCCCGGATGCCGAAAACATTGTTGACATCGTGACTCCTCCACAAAAGAGATCTTTTGTCATAATGGCCaaagttgttcaaaatattgCAAACGGCTCGATAAATTCTATGAAATGGCCGTTGCTCAATTCGAGATCTTCGTTTCTCCACGAATGCAGTGAGAAAGTTTCAAAGTACCTGACCGAAATTGCTAATCCCACGCGCGTCATTACGACTAGAGTTTCGTCCGAAAGAAAGGTCACAGTGAGTGAGTTCAACTACCTCCACAGATACATATACCAGCACGGGTTGGAGATTAGGGGTGAAGTAATTGCTGGAATAAAGTCTAACGAGGATTTTAATACGATGAAGAGGGTATCTGCTTTCACAGATAACCTTCTTTCAGCTCTCGGTCAACCACGCATGGAATTTAGAAACGAAATTCCACCCTTTATTAGAGACAAAATGGATCAATATCCTGAACTTTATGATTTTATGTCAAGGCATTCACTTAGGACATTTGACTTTAAAGATGATTTTCCATTTATTAACGAGGCAGTGTCCTCAGAAGGTCTACCAATAATTATATTCACTTATAAATTGCTCCAGAAGCAGACCTGCGATACAGAAGCATTGACTTATCGAACGTTTCAAGTTTACTCCAAGGTGTGGGCGTCAAAACACTACTTTGTAGTTGATTGTACAGGATTCGACGTTCATGCAGCTGATGATAAGAAGCTTCTgacattcttcttcaacctaATACCCGACGAGGCTGCTAAAAATTGCGCAAGATTTTACTATCATAACATGACAGaagactttttgaagatgtgGTTGcccattttcaaagctcatAATCCTTATTTGATACCGTACAATACTCCACATGATTTTATCAATAGTGACTCAAATTCAGATACGATCAAGAGCCTGAAGCTTACTCCTTTCTCCAATGAAGTTTACACTGACGTAAGAGTAACTTTACATGATGTCTCGCTATATGATCCTGCCAGGGAACGCTTTACTCCTGTGACATTGAAAATCGGCAACAAATACGTTCAAATGATATCTGAGACTCCTTACCGCTTTAAAGTTACCGGTATTGATGAGGTGGTTGAAATTAATTTTAATAACGTGTATGAAGTGGCGAGCGTTGCATCCACAACTGTGTCATTTGAAACCGGAGTGCCCTCAGAATTCACTATaaattttgatgatggATCAAAACTTGTGTTTTGCAGCTCAAAATATCTtgagatcatcaaaattttttattaCGCTCAGGCTCGAATAGAGGAAGAGTATGATAGTCCTAACTCCGAAAACACCAAACAGTCACACAATCCTCAcaatgatgaaaaagagACACAAGAAATTTTGGGGAGTTTATTGTTAGTGATATACGCTGGATTTTGCAGCGATGATGAGAAtgtcaaaaacatttcaTACAACGTCCTCGCTGCAACCCAAGAGTCCTTCGGTTTAGATTTTGGTTGCAAGCTTCGTGTTTCCCCTGAAGTGCATGTCCCGCATGATACATCAGCTTTCTGTGACTCTCTTCTCACGGGCCTTGCGAAAACTGCACCCGAGCTGTCTCTTGTGGTGTGGAAAGCAGTTTTGGAGGGGCTCTCGgatatttttgaagttcatCATGTCCCACATGTTATCAATAGTTTGACACCATGGGTTGGAAACCTCTACAAGTATGTGTATCTGGCagatgatgaaaaaggTCCAGAAAATGTCTCCTACATCATTAGGACCTTAATCAGCCTCAGTGTGAGGGATTCGCGGCTAATTATGATTTATAGCCAGTGTATCTGGTCTACGCTCATCCTTGAAGCAGACTTGGTGAGCGTCATTGTCGATGAGATAGTCAATCACTCCATTGACAGAGACTCAGAAGGAGCGGACTGGAAAAACGTCATTGCCCTCTTAACAAGGGTTTCAACTGTTGAGGTTTGCAGCGAAGTTGTGAACAGGATACTCAAGGTGACCCGATCTTTCCTACCGTCCTTAAAGATGGAATCTTCTACTAACAGTTGGTCGGAGTTGATAATTTTAGTGAATATCGGAGTTGCGCTATTCTTTGACTCACTTCTTCTTGCACAACTTTACTTACCGGAGGTTCTTTACATTGTTTCGCTGCTTATTGACGTCGGTCCTTCAGAAATGAGGCTTTCGCTGCATAAATTATTAATGAACGTTTGCCAATCTTTATCTACAAATGAGTTCCTGCCGGCTgacaaaagaaaaactttGGATGAGATCGaagaaaccttttcaagacatAAAATGAGATTTATGTCTGGGTTCAGCCAAGATAAAGGACGCATTTTACAGAGCTTTAGTGCGTCGTCCTTCTTGAGTAAGTTCACTACTTTAGAGCACTTCATCAGCAACATTACCTTACTGATGGACTGTTCTTCAGAGAAGGACTGTGCACAATGGAAAGCGAAGTATAACAAATATGTCATGGACgcagttttcaatgttGATTCATTCTTGTCTGCTCGCGCGACTATGATTATCGGGATAATAGGCCAACAAGGTATTTCAGAATCTTTGTGTCAAAGTCTTCTGCTGCAGACCATTAAGACTATTGCAGAACCTTACATCAATGAtgagcagctttttttcgTCATATCACATGCCTTCACTTACAGTAAGGTTGTGCTCGGATTATCGCCCTCATCGCCATTgttgaagcagcttttttgGTTGGCGACTACTTTTGCACAATCTCCTAACACCATATTCTATCACGGCGGACTCCTTTTCATGGCAAACTCTGTGAAGCGCATATGTTCTGATAGAAGCCTGGGGGGCGGAGAACCTTTCCCCCAGCTACTCATCAGTAGCAGGCGTTTTGCTGATGCACTCTTTGCCGAACTTGAAGCTATGGTCGCTGTGCAGTGGACcgttcaaaattttcctcATATCGTATTAAATTTGGTGAGCAAGGGTATGCTGGTGCCTCATATAAAGACGACGGCGGTGGACTGCttaaaattgtttttgacgTTGAGCTACAAAGACTTGTCATATGGCCCAAGTGAAGATTTCATGTGCTACCTTCTATTTTTTTACCTGGTTTCTAGGCCCTCAAAACTCAGCGCATCATTAGAAGAACTGCAGGTCGAGCACAAAGTGGTTTATCTTGATGAACAGAACTTTGTTATCGAGAGCCTGCTAGAATGGCTTCAGTCTGGTTCCGAAGTCTCTTTGATAGCACTCTACCAAGCCTCTGTTTACTTTGCATCTGGTGGGTCTGATGAATTAAGCAAGCTTAGATATCTGCTTCTTGTGGAGCGCTTGGTTCAAAGCCGACCTAAAAAGGTTATCCAAATATATTCTCTGATCCGCAACGAACTAAAACGGATTTCAACATTGGATGTTCAGTCCGAATTCCGTCAACTGGTTTTCTCTATAGCGCAAACGCTTGTAAAGGAGAAGGAGTACATGAACTGCGAGCAGCACCTAATCAAAACTAATGAGCTTTTAAAGTCAAGAAACCTTAGTGGCATTCGGATGATAGAGTTTCCCTTTCCCAACTCAGACTCCATGTCTGGCATTAGGACCAATCCTTACGCGATTTACGAGAGGAAAAAGCTTAGCGTCAAAATCATGTCTCGAATGCTCAGCTCGAGCGAGGATATTTGA
- the REX4 gene encoding putative 3'-5' exonuclease (similar to uniprot|Q08237 Saccharomyces cerevisiae YOL080C REX4 Putative RNA exonuclease possibly involved in pre-rRNA processing and ribosome assembly) yields the protein MVLSSNWLKLQETQKVHKPSKGKVSKTTKRKDVISNSTANNKKGPKGKKNIMGMVHSMNHEIEKIKERKLQVNQTEKSKPLAAELEETLEADAAARSINRASEIGKYVAIDCEFVGVGPEGKDSALARATVVNYFGHVVLDVFVKPQEKVTDWRTWVSGVRPQDMKEAVPFSVAQAKVAKTLENRILVGHSVAHDLQSLFLSHPRSAIRDTSRHLPFRKQYAGGKTPSLKKLAKEILGIDIQGAEHSPIEDARATMLIYKSDRKEFERLHQIKFGTKK from the coding sequence ATGGTACTTTCATCCAACTGGCTGAAGTTGCAAGAGACGCAAAAAGTGCATaagccttcaaaaggcAAAGTTTCGAAGACCACGAAACGAAAAGATGTTATTTCGAACAGCACCGCCAATAACAAGAAGGGTCCTAAgggcaaaaaaaacatTATGGGGATGGTTCATTCAATGAACCACGAAATAGAGAAAATTAAAGagagaaagcttcaagttaACCAGACAGAAAAGTCCAAACCACTAGCGGcagagctcgaagaaaCCCTCGAGGCCGACGCGGCAGCGAGAAGTATCAACAGAGCTTCAGAAATTGGAAAGTATGTTGCCATAGATTGTGAGTTTGTAGGGGTTGGACCTGAAGGTAAGGACTCGGCACTCGCGAGAGCAACAGTGGTGAACTACTTCGGGCACGTTGTCCTTGATGTCTTTGTGAAGCCACAGGAAAAAGTAACAGACTGGAGAACGTGGGTTAGTGGGGTACGACCCCAGGACATGAAAGAGGCGGTTCCTTTCTCTGTTGCACAAGCAAAAGTTGCAAAAACTCTCGAAAACAGAATTTTAGTCGGGCATTCAGTGGCGCACGATTTGCAATCGCTTTTTCTCTCCCATCCACGATCAGCTATCAGAGACACCTCTAGACACCTTCCATTCAGGAAGCAATACGCTGGGGGGAAAACACCTagcttgaaaaaactaGCAAAAGAAATTCTTGGAATTGACATCCAGGGAGCCGAGCACTCGCCCATTGAAGATGCTAGAGCTACCATGCTTATCTACAAATCTGACCGGAAAGAGTTCGAAAGGTTACATCAAATCAAGTTTGGAACTAAAAAATAG